A genomic region of Clavibacter michiganensis subsp. insidiosus contains the following coding sequences:
- a CDS encoding WhiB family transcriptional regulator, which produces MALPEYHAGVPDDWFVDPVRLGVPGVRSVDDGNPLAWQADSLCAQTDPEAFFPEKGGSTRDAKKICGSCEVRSECLEYALENDERFGIWGGLSERERRKLRKRAV; this is translated from the coding sequence ATGGCACTACCTGAGTACCACGCCGGAGTCCCCGACGACTGGTTCGTCGACCCCGTGCGACTCGGGGTCCCGGGCGTCCGCAGCGTCGACGACGGCAACCCGCTCGCGTGGCAGGCCGACTCTCTGTGCGCCCAGACCGACCCCGAGGCGTTCTTCCCCGAGAAGGGCGGCTCCACCCGCGACGCCAAGAAGATCTGCGGCTCGTGCGAGGTGCGCAGCGAGTGCCTCGAGTACGCGCTCGAGAACGACGAGCGCTTCGGCATCTGGGGCGGCCTCTCCGAGCGCGAGCGCCGCAAGCTCCGCAAGCGCGCGGTCTGA